The genomic window ACGCTTATTGAATACAAAAAGCTTTTAGCGTATTGGGAGAGAATATACGATCCACGCAGCCCGATAGATAAGGTCAATGACCGCTATCTTGAAAGCATACACAATAAGGCATATGTCGAGCATTGTGTTGAAACTTTGCTCTTTGGCTCTGAACAAGATAAACGGAATTTCTATGAAACAGACAGGGAGTATCCCAAAAGAATAAAAAAGAGGCTGGACGAGCTTGATGCCGTCAGCCGGAAAGCACCTAAACGTGCTGTATAATAATGGAGGACTAATAAAAATGATAAAGTTTATGATTGGAATAATGGTCGGTGGGACAATCGGTTTCTTTACCGCAGCGATACTTGCTGTCGGCAAGTGGGGTGACGAGTATGAGGTTTGAGAACAGAGATACTGAGGTTTTTATGTATCTGCTCAAGGACTTTGTTGCTGACAAGAATACCTATCTGCTGCCGGTAGGTGAGTTCTACAAGAATGATCCGACAAAAACGCTGCTCGGCTATTATGATGATAATTACATCTACATCATACCGTCGGTGATAGTCGGTTTGTTTGATGACTTCCTCACAAGGCTCGAAAAGCCCCGCATCAATATCCGTACTGTGCTGAATACTCTGTTCAGAGCTAACCTCATCAAGGTCGGCTGGGTAATGAGAAAGGATGTTAGATACCGTCCCGAGAAACGGATAGGCGGTAAGCGGAGAAGATACATAACCTTCATCAGAAGGGAACTGACAAGGGAAAGGGGAGAATGATAATGGATACAAAAGAATTTACAAGAGAACTGGCAGAACGCAAGGGTATCTCCGAGCAGACAGCTTATCGCTACATAAATACGGTTATGGACACCATAAGGCAGCTCCTTGCCGAAGGCGTAGAAGTAAAGATAGGTAGCTTCGGGAAGTTTACGGTCGTCACCGATCTGGAGGGCAACAAGACTGCTATGCTTTGCTCCGCCAAGTCGCTGAAGCAGGCTATAACTGCGGGGGAGGGGATAGTCTGAGTATAATGATGAAGGGAGAACACTTAATGGCAGACAGAAGAAAAAGAGAAATAGTTGATGCTATTACAGAACTGCTCAAGGAGCTTATTGAGCAGGACGAGAATACAGCAGGGGCTGCGGAAGAAAAGAAAGAAACCGAGCCCCTTGAAATGCTGACCGTCAAGGAATGTGCCGAGCAGATCAAGGGGCTGACCGAGAACACCGTTAGACAGCTTGTTAAACAGGATAAGCTACCGCACATAAGAAGCGGCAGGGGAGAACGAGGCAAGATTCTTATCAAAAAGTCCGATCTCTATGAGTGTATCAATAAAATGACTGAGTAAAAAGTCACCAATTATCAAACCGCACCTTTGTTCGATTCGTAGAAATTGAGTGACTTTCAAAAAGACCTCTTGACTTGCGGTCCGATATAATATATAATGAATATAGTGAATTTAGCACGTTAAATCGTGAAAGTAAATTTGCTAAAATAAAGCTGCTCCGAGTGCAGAGTGCTGCGAACACTCTGAACACCCGGAGCAGATAGCCCGAACCTTTCCCGAATGGAGAAAGTGATACGAACTGTAGCAAGATAATTGTATCATATTTCTTCATTCGGGTCAAGAGGTATTTGACAATTTCATTAGAATGGAGGAATTTTGATGGCTAACGTCAGAAAAAGAGGCAACAGTTATCAGATAACTGTCAGCAGCGGTTATGACGCAAACGGTAAGAAAATTGCACATACTATGACTTGGAAGCCCGACCCCGATATGGGAGTAAGAGCGATAAACAAGGAACTGAGCATAGTCGCTGCGGATTTTGAAAAGAAATTCAAGAACGGGCAGAGCCTTGACAGCAAGATGAGGCTTTCCGAATACGTTGAGAACTATTGGTTAAAGCGTAAGGAGAAGGAGGTCGAGCCTACCACATACACACGGTATAAGGGTATGCTAAAAAGGATACTGCCTGCTCTTGGACACTACCGGCTGGAGAATATTCAGCCCGGTGCTATCTATGCTTTCTATGATGATCTCTATGAGGAAAAGAGGGAGGATATAAAGTATAAGCCAACTGAACTGTGCAGAGAGATTTGCAGAAAAGACTATACCCGACCGGAATTTGCAGAGAAATGCGGCATAGGAGTGACAGCTACGGATTCGATCAGAGCAGGCAGAAATCTCAATGAGAAAAACGCTAAGGCTGTTTCAAAGGCACTAAGGTTTCCTTTGGAAGATCTGTTCATACCGCTTGAAAAGCAGCTTTCGGCAAGGACAATACTTCATCATCATAGAGTGCTTTCGGATATATTACATAACGCAGTCTATGACGGGCTGATAATAGTAAACCCTTGTTCAAGGGTGAGAGCACCGAGAGTTCAGCAGAAGGAAGCAAGATACCTTGATGAAGAACAGGCTATGCAGCTTCTTGTCAAGGTCAACCAAAAGGCAGACAAGCCCTTTGATGTGCTTATACCTTTATTATTGCTGACCGGTATGCGCCGTGGAGAGGCTTGCGGTCTTGAATGGCAGGACATAGATTTTGACAAGAACCTGATACACATTATGCGGAGCAGCCTTTATCTTCCCGAAAAGGGAGTGTTCGAGAGCACACCCAAGACAATATCATCAAAGCGAGTTATTCACATTGACAGCGACTTGGCTATGCTGCTTCAGTACCATAAGCGGTGGCAGGAGGAAAAGGCGGCAGAGCTGGGCTCACAGTGGCATAACAGCGGCAGAGTGATAACAACAGACTGCGGCAAGCCGATCAATCCGGGGACTGTTACCAAGTGGTTTTATAAGTTTGTGGCGGAGAACGATCTGCCGGACATTTGCCTGCATTCCCTGCGTCACACCTGTGCGACACTTTTGCTTGCGGCACATACACCGATCTCGGCGGTCGCACAGCGGTTAGGACATTCAACGTCGGCAACAACGAGCAGGATATACATTCATGCGATACAAAGTGCCGAGGCTCAGGCTGCGGAAACTTTGCACAATATTCTGCCCCTGCCGAGTGCGGACAGCTTGAAAAAGGAAGCATAAAAATAACAGCCTGCAAGCAAAGGAGAAATGCTTGCAGGCTGTTCATTATCAGTTGAAAAACTTTGAGGAGTGTGGTATAATATATGCGTAAATAATACGAAATGATTAGAACAGGAGATCACTTATGGCAGCAGAAAAAGGCTTTGAACTATCCAGAAATCTCTACAAAGAGTTCAAGAATATGAATCGTGAGAAAATGCAGACTGTTCTCACCAATATATACAAGCAAGGTGCTGAGAGTGTAGAAACTGCAAGTGTTGACCTTGATGAACTGCGTAAGGCTATCGGTAGTATAAATGGTATAGGTGAGAAGCGGCTTGATGAGATAATGCAGGTCATAGAAAGATTCGTGAACAATGCAGAATAAGAAAGACTTAATCAGAGGCTATGCTCTGTTTCTGATAGGGTTGTTCATAGCTTCTATGGGCGTTGCGTTTTCAACAAAAGCAGGGCTTGGTACATCACCTGTTGCATCAGTACCGTATTCGGTCTCGCTGGTTAGCAAGCTGCTGACCTTCGGGGGCTGGCTCAACCTGTTAAGCGTTATACAGATAATAACACAAGTCGCTGTGCTCAAAGGCAAGTGCAATTATGCGGAGATCGCTGTGCAAACAGTTCTTGCGTTTGTGTATGGTTATCTGACAAACCTTTCCGTCTGGCTGATAAGAGGAATAACTGTCAGCGGCTATCCTATGCAGTTTGTTTTTATGCTGCTGGGCTGTGTGATACTTGCCCTCGGTATATGGGTACAGTTCAAAGGCGGTGTGGCTATGCTGCCGGGCGAGGCTATGAACAGAGCGATAAGCAAGGTGACAGGCAGGCGGTATGAGAATATAAAGATACTTTTTGACATTTTGTATATTGCTCTTTCTGCTGTCATTTGCCTTGTATTTCTCGGAAAGCTGCAAGGCGTTCGTGAGGGCAGTATTATTGCAGCTTTTGCAGTGGGGAGCATTATAAAGGTATATAACAAGCTGTTTGACAAGTTGACTGAGAGAAAAGGTGAGCGTTAAATGGATTGGATAAAAATAAACGATACAACATACAGATACGAGGACAAGGGCGTGCGGTTCTTCCTGCTGATCGGGGCGGACTACGCACTCATGCTTGACAGCGGTATGCAGGTACGAAATGCAAAGGAACTTGCAGCACAGGTGACAACGCTGCCCGTAAAGCTTTTTAACACCCACACCGACCCTGACCATATCGGCAGCAATGAGGAATTCATTGAAGTGATGATGAACCCC from Ruminococcus sp. NK3A76 includes these protein-coding regions:
- a CDS encoding DUF3789 domain-containing protein, with the translated sequence MIKFMIGIMVGGTIGFFTAAILAVGKWGDEYEV
- a CDS encoding HU family DNA-binding protein translates to MDTKEFTRELAERKGISEQTAYRYINTVMDTIRQLLAEGVEVKIGSFGKFTVVTDLEGNKTAMLCSAKSLKQAITAGEGIV
- a CDS encoding helix-turn-helix domain-containing protein codes for the protein MADRRKREIVDAITELLKELIEQDENTAGAAEEKKETEPLEMLTVKECAEQIKGLTENTVRQLVKQDKLPHIRSGRGERGKILIKKSDLYECINKMTE
- a CDS encoding site-specific integrase, whose protein sequence is MANVRKRGNSYQITVSSGYDANGKKIAHTMTWKPDPDMGVRAINKELSIVAADFEKKFKNGQSLDSKMRLSEYVENYWLKRKEKEVEPTTYTRYKGMLKRILPALGHYRLENIQPGAIYAFYDDLYEEKREDIKYKPTELCREICRKDYTRPEFAEKCGIGVTATDSIRAGRNLNEKNAKAVSKALRFPLEDLFIPLEKQLSARTILHHHRVLSDILHNAVYDGLIIVNPCSRVRAPRVQQKEARYLDEEQAMQLLVKVNQKADKPFDVLIPLLLLTGMRRGEACGLEWQDIDFDKNLIHIMRSSLYLPEKGVFESTPKTISSKRVIHIDSDLAMLLQYHKRWQEEKAAELGSQWHNSGRVITTDCGKPINPGTVTKWFYKFVAENDLPDICLHSLRHTCATLLLAAHTPISAVAQRLGHSTSATTSRIYIHAIQSAEAQAAETLHNILPLPSADSLKKEA
- a CDS encoding DUF6198 family protein; this encodes MQNKKDLIRGYALFLIGLFIASMGVAFSTKAGLGTSPVASVPYSVSLVSKLLTFGGWLNLLSVIQIITQVAVLKGKCNYAEIAVQTVLAFVYGYLTNLSVWLIRGITVSGYPMQFVFMLLGCVILALGIWVQFKGGVAMLPGEAMNRAISKVTGRRYENIKILFDILYIALSAVICLVFLGKLQGVREGSIIAAFAVGSIIKVYNKLFDKLTERKGER